A stretch of the Desulfatiglans sp. genome encodes the following:
- a CDS encoding DUF1844 domain-containing protein, which translates to METEGKGFTVKDRRSFGEEDDLKETKQAEKPASETKEEKKPKEEHKAPPLPEVNFNSLIFSLSSSALLALGEIADPQTGEKREDLPMAKHSIDIISMLKDKSKGNLDSEEQKFIDSMLTDLRLRYVKAVNSKK; encoded by the coding sequence ATGGAAACAGAGGGCAAGGGATTTACAGTAAAGGACAGGAGATCCTTTGGAGAAGAGGATGATTTAAAGGAGACAAAACAGGCGGAAAAGCCAGCATCAGAAACAAAAGAGGAGAAAAAGCCAAAAGAGGAACACAAGGCCCCTCCCCTGCCGGAGGTCAATTTTAACTCTTTGATTTTCAGTCTGAGTTCATCAGCCCTTCTGGCCCTGGGAGAGATTGCTGACCCTCAGACAGGAGAAAAAAGAGAAGACCTCCCCATGGCAAAGCATTCAATCGATATTATCTCCATGCTCAAGGATAAGAGCAAAGGAAACCTTGACAGTGAAGAACAGAAATTTATCGACAGTATGCTTACTGACCTGAGGCTCAGGTACGTAAAGGCGGTAAACAGCAAGAAATAG